The Methanocella arvoryzae MRE50 DNA window CTCAGAGAGTGCCCGGCTTCGACGACCTGGGGCTATGAATACCCATATACAATGGCCTACGGCACCGGAACGCCATACTACGTAGGACACAACTACGGCCTGCCTTCGGGGGCTATCTATGAAAATCCTGCAAACTATCCCTACGGCATACCTGAACCAGCCGTCATCTACGGAGACCCTGAGTACGCCATGTTCCTGAACTACGGCTACTCCTTCCCGTTCCACGGTCCGACTAATCTGGTAGTGACCGGGCCATTGTACGGGTGCCTCAACAGCCCGTTCGCCTTCATGGGCGATCCATCCCTGTGTTGATACGCACCGTAAACAAAACGTACTGGCTACCTGTGCTAAGGTATGATCTCGCAGCTATTGTAGCGCATGTGCTCAAAGTCGCTCATCTGGACGCGTCCTTCTGCGATGAGCCGCCTCACTTCAGGCAACGCTTGCTGCATCTCGCCGATCAGGTGCCTGATCGTGCCGCAGACCTCGTCGAAGCCGTCGTCGCCCCACTTCATAGTGACGTTAGCATACAGGCACCTGCCGCCGCAAATGCCTCTGATGTCGCATTTGGCGCACCTGCCGCCGATCTGTATCTCCCTGATGCTGTCGTGGCCTTCGGCTATGTGGCCGGCGTAGAAATCCTTCATCCCGGACATCACCGGGCACGGGGACAGATGGCCGTCAGTCTGCACGTTATACTCTGCCCAGCCAGCCCCGCACCGGAGGTGCGTGTGCTCGCCCAGGAGCAGAGATTCCATGATTCCCACAAAGGGGTACATCTTCAGCACCCGGCCTTCATCTCTCATGACCCGGAGCCATTCCCGGACTAAACGTGTAATGCCGGGATTATAGCTGTCTCTGGCCCACTGCGCGAAGTGTCTCTTCTTCAGGTCGTTTCTCCAGAACAGCGCATTGAGCTGCCAGTGGACGCTCGGGAAGGAAAATTCCGGGTTTTTCAGCAGGTGCATCACCTGCCTGTAAATGTCCGTGTCCTCCATGACCGTCATCCGTGCGATGATCTCGCCAGTAAAGCCCTTATCCCGGGCAATTTTTGCGTTGGCGGTGATTTTATCGTAGACGCCGCTGCCTCGATA harbors:
- a CDS encoding TIGR04084 family radical SAM/SPASM domain-containing protein, coding for MNYFVTLTTGCDLECRYCYGECCDDFDDYDDGLDYDYFLPRTISYPTEVLKQFIAQDPDRTVIFYGGEPLLELPKMLELMDELPARRFLLHTNGTMLDKVPAEYLKRLHTISISIDGDRETTDYYRGSGVYDKITANAKIARDKGFTGEIIARMTVMEDTDIYRQVMHLLKNPEFSFPSVHWQLNALFWRNDLKKRHFAQWARDSYNPGITRLVREWLRVMRDEGRVLKMYPFVGIMESLLLGEHTHLRCGAGWAEYNVQTDGHLSPCPVMSGMKDFYAGHIAEGHDSIREIQIGGRCAKCDIRGICGGRCLYANVTMKWGDDGFDEVCGTIRHLIGEMQQALPEVRRLIAEGRVQMSDFEHMRYNSCEIIP